From Vitis vinifera cultivar Pinot Noir 40024 chromosome 14, ASM3070453v1, a single genomic window includes:
- the LOC132255092 gene encoding secreted RxLR effector protein 161-like, which yields MKNIPYASAVGSLMYAQVCTRPDIAFAVGTLGQSNPGIDHWKAAKKVIRYLQGTKDYELMYRRTSNLKVVGYSDSDIANCVDSRKSTSGYIFILAGGAISWKSVKQTMTATSIMEVEFISCFEATSHGDIKLKVWTKWENVITTPCRLHVHHHEGVILKWSHPRPPP from the exons ATGAAGAACATTCCATATGCTTCTGCAGtcggaagtttgatgtatgctcaGGTCTGCACAAGGCCTGACATTGCATTTGCTGTTGGAACGTTAGGACAGAGTAACCCAGGTATAGACCAttggaaagctgcaaagaaagtgataagatatcttcaaggaaccaaagatTACGAGCTTATGTACAGACGAACAAGCAATTTAAAGGTAGTTGGCTACTCAGATTCAGACATTGCTAACTGTGTTGATTCACGTAAATCAACatctggatacatttttatattggccGGTGGAGCTATATCTTGGAAGAGCGTTAAGCAAACCATGACTGCTACTTCTATTATGGAAGTTGagttcatatcttgttttgaggctactTCACATGGT GACATTAAGTTAAAGGtgtggaccaagtgggagaatgttatcaCCACCCCATGTCGTCTCCACGTTCACCACCATGAAGGGGTGATTTTGAAGTGGTCACACCCACGTCCTCCACCATAA
- the LOC100245569 gene encoding uncharacterized protein LOC100245569, whose product MANISVFVCFITLVFCFATGSVAKKEDGGIYELRKGDFSAKFTKWGAAIVSVVLPDKNGKLADVVLGYDSTKEYKNDTTNFGAIVGRVANRIGGAQFTLNGTHYKLVANDGKNMLHGGPKGFGKVAWRVSKYEKGGHSPYIMFSYHSLDGEEGFPGDLIATVTYMLVGDYQLIVTMKAKALNKATPVNLAQHAYWNLGGHTSGDILSNEIQIFGSHITPVDKELIPTGKIVPVKGTPYDFLKPCTIGSKINKLPSGFDINYVLDDTAPNKVGLAAMVHHKKSGRMLELYTNAPGLQFYTSNSLKDVKGKGGFVYQAHAALCLETQGFPDSVNHPNFPSQIVTPGKSYHHSMLFKFSIRA is encoded by the exons ATGGCCAATATCTCTGTTTTTGTTTGCTTCATCACACTTGTCTTTTGTTTTGCCACTGGTTCGGTGGCAAAAAAGGAAGATGGTGGAATATATGAGCTCAGGAAAGGAGATTTCTCAGCGAAGTTCACCAAGTGGGGTGCAGCCATTGTTTCAGTTGTTCTTCCTGACAAAAATG gGAAGTTGGCTGATGTTGTTCTTGGGTATGATTCAACTAAGGAGTACAAG AATGATACAACGAATTTCGGTGCCATTGTTGGACGAGTGGCTAATAGGATTGGAGGCGCACAATTTACATTGAACGGAACCCACTATAAGCTAGTTGCTAATGACGGGAAAAACATGCTTCATG GCGGGCCTAAAGGATTCGGTAAAGTTGCTTGGAGAGTGAGTAAATATGAGAAAGGCGGTCATTCTCCTTACATCATGTTCAGCTATCACAGCTTAGATGGTGAAGAAG GATTTCCTGGTGACCTCATTGCCACCGTCACATATATGCTTGTTGGTGATTATCAATTGATTGTAACCATGAAAGCCAAAGCTCTAAACAAGGCCACCCCAGTAAACCTCGCTCAGCATGCCTATTGGAACCTGGGTGGTCACACCTCTGGCGATATCCTGTCCAACGAAATCCAGATCTTCGGTTCCCACATCACTCCAGTTGATAAAGAGCTCATCCCCACAGgcaaaattgtccctgtgaagGGAACACCATATGATTTCCTCAAACCCTGCACCATTGGAAGCAAAATCAACAAGCTCCCTAGTGGCTTTGATATTAACTATGTGCTGGATGATACTGCCCCCAACAAGGTGGGGTTGGCGGCCATGGTGCACCATAAGAAGTCTGGAAGAATGTTGGAGCTCTACACCAATGCACCAGGGCTGCAATTTTACACTTCTAATTCTTTGAAGGACGTGAAGGGGAAGGGTGGATTTGTTTATCAAGCCCATGCGGCCCTGTGTTTGGAGACTCAAGGGTTCCCTGACTCGGTGAATCATCCTAATTTTCCTTCACAGATTGTGACTCCTGGAAAGTCTTACCATCATTCTATGTTGTTCAAGTTTTCAATCAGGGCCTGA